The window CCTTGTGTCATCCTGTATATAGTACATACAAAAAGCAGAAGATTAAACACTGATGAAGGCTAAATAGTAGAGGATTTAACAAACACGACTGAATCATATTGATTCTTCTAAACCATTCAATACCTTAAAGCTCAAACAACGTTGAGTTCAGAGACCAAATCGTAGTGGAAAGATGAAGTAACACAAACCTGTTTAGAAGTGGAACTCAGTTTCCAGTCTTTGTTTCCGTCATCTCCAAACGGAAACCCTCCTTTGCTCGAAGAAGGAAACGTCAAGGAGGAAGTCCTCTTATCAAGAACTAGATGATCCCTTTTCAATCCTTCGGTGTCAGACCATTTCTCAACAGATTGTACGCCGACGACTGGGGAAAATATGTCCATATCATCTTTAGAGCTATCACTGGCACGGTGTGCTTGTAGCCTGATCAGTGGTCCACCAGGCCATAGATGGTTTCTTTTCGGCGTTTCTTCTGCCGATGATGGATTTAACGTACTAGAGGCAGCTCCATGAGAGCCTGGCAACACCGTGGAATGTGAAGCTAAAGATGAAGTCGTTGCAGGAGAGGGGTCTGGAATGACAACTGAATCTTCCACAGTACCACCAAAAAGAGCCATCTCAGGCGTGCAGTTTCTTTCGTTCACAATAACTGGTTTTGATGTTTGCCAGGATAAACTTGTGACAGCCTGATCAATAAAAGCAAAAGCTTAGTTCGGTTTTCAATTCAAAGTAAAAAGCTTAGAATAAACATCTTTACCAAAAAACTTGTTTCTGTTGCATTGAGTAAGTGCAAAATGTGGCATCCATGTAACCACAGTAAAACCGTAAAGTGCTTAGAAGATTGAACTAAGgttaaaaaaaagtattgaCCTCTGAACTGCTGTACGCGTGGAGGACAGTGACAGGTTGCGGCTTGCCACGTACGTCGTAGAATACTATTCTACCGTTACCCGTTCCAGCTGCCAGTATGTGACCATTATCCCCAAACGCCAAAGAAGAGAAAGGTGATTCATATGAAATGCAGGACGAAGGTTTTCTGGTACCAGAGTCGTAAGTGTAAAGCTTTTTGTCTAGCCCCACACTAGCAATAATCTGTCAAACCGTAGATAAACTTCGTAAGTTAGAGCAATGGAGAGGTTAATGTAATTCGTGACTTATGCACAtgtatatacaaataaattgATCTGTCTTGTTCATGTATAAGTAAGTAGACCGTTCATAAGGATTCATTAACCTTGTCATTTGATGGAGAAAAACAAACACCAGCAGTTGGTGCAGAATGCTGCTTCAACCAGGTCATCTGTGAAAATGAAATTCCAGTGAGCAATgattcagcaaaaaaaaaagatgtaggGGAAGAGATTGACTCATTCCAGTTATCAACAAGAGGGTGAGAacttgtaatatattatttcccACATGGAATACATGGCAATACAATAGATCAAACCTTTGGGTTACGACCAGTCGTGTCCCAGAGATGCACGGTCCCATCATCACCTGCAGTAAGCAGAAGGTGTCGACTGAACCTTGAATAATCGAGAACCTTCAATATCTGCTCTCGAACCAACAATCCAAAAGCCAATTAGTATGATGAACAAAAAGCTCTCAACTAAAAACGAAAGCATGTATATACTAACCAAACAACCTGCCCGTTTGGATCTTTGAGTTCAGAAGCTCTTGCTCCAGACGCAAGGTTGTGAACTATCAGATCCCCACCAACGCTGATAGAAGCCACATGCTCGTCTTTGCAATTGTACATCACACCCGTTATAGTACTTGTATGACCCTTCAGATTTTTAATACAAAGCTTTCTTTGCAGATCCCATATCCTTACGGTTTGCCCAGTCCCTCCAGAACATATGTACCTAGACCCTTTGTTGCTGAAGCTAATGGCTGATAAACATTCCTGAACAATACCATCACAAGCAAATACACATAGATTAACATTGTTTACAGTGAAATGCAACAACCTTAGAGAAATGCTAAGAATCCTGAGAAAAGTAGTAACCTCATTGATATCGTTGCTGTTCTTAGGTACAGTTCCTAAGGTCTTCCCATTTTTCTGCCACAGAGATATCTTCTTATCTTCTCCCACACTCGCTACAACCATATCTACATCCCAAAACAGCAGCACATCAACCCCAAGGGAAGTGAGTTAAACCTAGATTCtgatttttttccttaaaattataataaaatctaaGATCAGTGGTGAAGAAGCCGTTACAGTCCTAATCTAAGGGTTTTTGCTTACTCGTATGGTTCCATTTGACGGAATTGACGACGGAGCGAGGCGTCGGAGTGTAGCTCAAAATGCAGGGATCATCGCAAGACTCGGCGCCGGCGGAGACGTCGAAGAGCTTGACCGTGTCTCCGCCGCTCGCTGCGAGAAGACGCCACGAAGGCTCCACCAAGTTTCTAGTAGTCATTATTGACTTTGTTTTGACTTCGCGATTCAACGATCGTTCGGAATCTGAACAATGCGGGAAGGGGGACTCTGCTCCTCTTCTTCTCCGATgtggaaacaaaaaaagaaaaggaaaaggaaagctAGCCGGAAACTCTTCTATTTCGGTTTGATACGGTTGAGTTCGGGTATGTtgaattggtttggtttagtttcGGTTTGGATGTGGTATACAATCAAATGTCGGTTCAAATGGTGTGTCAGTGACAACCGTAGGGATACCGTTTGCAGAGGTATCGTTTTGCTTTAAATCGTTGTCGTTACATTAGTAgttaatgctaatatatattgtaaccatATATAGAGATATTCCTAAATCAATCATTATGATGATTGATCTTTAATAGGTAGAGTTATTGGATTTAATTTGACTATTTAATTGGATTGCAAAACAACTAATAGTCAAATTgtttaaatctttttaaatGCTTTATGATATAAGGTACAACTTGACTGACTTACGAATAACTGGttgattaaaaaatatagaCACTTGTAAAATGTGTTATCGACCAACTCACATGTTGTTTGTTAATATTATTGTGGATCTTCTTTTATTGGATCACCAAAGCGTATTATTAATCCGCTCTTCTTTAACCGCTGTGAGATTTACTTGAATAGTGTTCGGTCTTCAGGTCTTGGGTGCAAACTCTTGCACTTTCCAACTGTTGATAGGTCTTGCCAAGACAATAACTGTACAGAATACACTTGTGGTGGGATATTTCCTGCAGCAGAAAATGCCAAGAAAACATTGTGACCCCTAGAACTCAAACTATTAAGTTTATCCAGGCAGCAAAATTTGTCATTCTTATTGCCCATACCGTATAATTAGTTGCATTAAGCATTGGACACTTGATTGAAGAAGATCCTCCTCCATCTCTAGGTTTCGCGGTCGCGGCTACAATGTCACTCATCTCTTCCTAAGGTTCTGATACTAAATATAGAATCAAATATTGACAAATATAAAGAACTCACTCTTCTTTATTAAACTTTAGAAAACTCACTTAAAAACTAAAACACACAAACTCTCAATCTCTAATCCCACAAGTTATGTCACACTTTGACATATCCTTATATAGAGATTATAAAATCCTAATCCTATTAAACAAACATATCTAGATAActcttaaatataatataaatttcaatCACAATAGGATTAGGTCTTTtacttgctcctcaagtttcTTTATTCTTCAAGCTTATCTCAACAAATTTGACACTTGAAATTTAttggattttcttttgctttttatGAAGTACCCATCATTTGTATATTTCCATGGTTATCAGTGAAATTTTTAGTGTTAAAAGAATTGTGTGGTGATATGTAACAAATCAGATGTGCCTTTATTTTTGGAGTTTAGAACAAA is drawn from Brassica rapa cultivar Chiifu-401-42 chromosome A05, CAAS_Brap_v3.01, whole genome shotgun sequence and contains these coding sequences:
- the LOC103870355 gene encoding protein NEDD1, coding for MTTRNLVEPSWRLLAASGGDTVKLFDVSAGAESCDDPCILSYTPTPRSVVNSVKWNHTNMVVASVGEDKKISLWQKNGKTLGTVPKNSNDINEECLSAISFSNKGSRYICSGGTGQTVRIWDLQRKLCIKNLKGHTSTITGVMYNCKDEHVASISVGGDLIVHNLASGARASELKDPNGQILKVLDYSRFSRHLLLTAGDDGTVHLWDTTGRNPKMTWLKQHSAPTAGVCFSPSNDKIIASVGLDKKLYTYDSGTRKPSSCISYESPFSSLAFGDNGHILAAGTGNGRIVFYDVRGKPQPVTVLHAYSSSEAVTSLSWQTSKPVIVNERNCTPEMALFGGTVEDSVVIPDPSPATTSSLASHSTVLPGSHGAASSTLNPSSAEETPKRNHLWPGGPLIRLQAHRASDSSKDDMDIFSPVVGVQSVEKWSDTEGLKRDHLVLDKRTSSLTFPSSSKGGFPFGDDGNKDWKLSSTSKQDDTRAAFSPFGSTPTALSKNEFSALTPPEAWGGEKFSHLAANDKFSDKFSHLNPPPRLGISSSSASTSGSMYSGSRDFPLSLGQNQTSLANVSISSEFPGVRDFNSKFEKSSTLLADNFPSSPLLTKGIAAPGNIDSLRLSPSLTRRFSTYAERIGDGAFLSSGSPKIKKTGAETREEVLNNLLQRPERLAADAAGGLPVMNGGGSLQQLKQPENNFTLQLFQRTLEGTLDNLKNSVHDDMRNLHIEILRQFHMHEMEMSTALNSVLENQAELMKEIKMLRKENQQLRQML